One window of Triticum dicoccoides isolate Atlit2015 ecotype Zavitan chromosome 5A, WEW_v2.0, whole genome shotgun sequence genomic DNA carries:
- the LOC119296779 gene encoding G-type lectin S-receptor-like serine/threonine-protein kinase At1g67520, with protein MIGYCYEIAHKDVEYQGKLVWSQVIDRALCFEYMKGGSLAKHISAESCIHNWPITYKIIKGTCEGLHHLHKGGEKKIFHLDHLKPDNVLLDEELVPKIGDFGLSELFGSSYTHQQSSTKGTIGFMPQEYIHNRKVSPKNDVFSLGVIIFHIMAGEKGYSDYWDARRRPNFSSKIQHKFIESVQEYWKKKMETMEGYRWDETDLLGVTRCIDMAMRCVEDDRDKRPYIKDIINELNKLDSEVSEMLKKDPKPPIGQLV; from the exons ATGATTGGGTATTGCTATGAGATAGCACATAAAGATGTTGAGTACCAAGGAAAATTGGTTTGGTCTCAAGTAATAGATCGAGCTCTCTGCTTTGAATATATGAAGGGAGGAAGCCTTGCCAAGCATATTTCTG CCGAGTCATGCATACATAATTGGCCGATCACGTACAAAATAATTAAGGGGACATGTGAGGGCCTCCACCACCTTCATAAAGGAGGAGAAAAGAAGATTTTTCATCTAGATCACCTAAAGCCGGATAATGTATTGCTGGATGAAGAATTGGTGCCTAAAATAGGAGATTTTGGTTTGTCCGAGCTCTTTGGGTCCTCGTATACCCACCAACAAAGCAGCACGAAAGGAACAAT TGGGTTCATGCCACAAGAATATATACACAATCGCAAGGTGTCACCCAAGAATGACGTGTTCAGTCTCGGAGTCATAATTTTCCACATAATGGCGGGAGAAAAGGGCTACAGCGATTATTGGGATGCGCGCCGTCGTCCAAATTTTTCCTCAAAAATTCAACATAAGTTTATTGAGAGT GTACAAGAATATTGGAAGAAAAAGATGGAGACAATGGAAGGTTATAGATGGGACGAAACAGATCTGCTAGGAGTAACGAGATGTATTGACATGGCAATGCGTTGTGTGGAGGACGACCGAGACAAAAGGCCTTATATAAAGGACATTATCAACGAGCTCAACAAACTAGATTCTGAAGTCTCAGAGATGTTAAAGAAAGATCCGAAACCACCTATTGGCCAGCTGGTATAG